One Peromyscus leucopus breed LL Stock chromosome 2, UCI_PerLeu_2.1, whole genome shotgun sequence DNA window includes the following coding sequences:
- the LOC114689321 gene encoding interferon alpha-13-like — MARPCVFLMILVVMHYWSSCCLGCDLPETHHLRNKRAFTLLAQMRRLSPLSCLKDRMDFAFPLEKVDAQQIQKAQAIQFLGELIQQVLILFTSNESSAAWETTLLDTLCDELYQLLNDLQACVMEQVEVQEPSLSQEDSLVAVRNYFHRITVYLKEKKHSPCAWEVVRAEVRRALSSSAKLLAGLTEEKE; from the coding sequence ATGGCCAGGCCCTGTGTTTTCCTGATGATCCTGGTGGTGATGCACTACTGGTCAAGCTGCTGTCTGGGATGTGACCTGCCTGAGACTCATCACCTAAGGAACAAGAGAGCCTTCACACTCCTGGCACAAATGAGGagactctcccctctctcctgcctgaaGGACAGAATGGACTTTGCATTCCCTCTGGAGAAGGTAGATGCCCAGCAGATCCAAAAGGCTCAAGCCATCCAGTTCCTGGGTGAGTTGATCCAACAGGTTCTGATCCTCTTCACCTCCAATGAATCATCTGCTGCTTGGGAGACAACCCTCCTAGATACCCTCTGCGATGAGCTCTACCAGCTGCTCAATGACCTGCAAGCCTGTGTGATGGAGCAGGTGGAGGTGCAGGAACCTTCCCTGAGCCAGGAAGACTCCCTGGTGGCTGTGAGAAACTACTTCCACAGGATCACTGTCTacctgaaggagaagaaacacagcccCTGTGCCTGGGAGGTGGTCAGAGCAGAAGTCAGGAGAGCCCTGTCTTCCTCAGCCAAGCTGCTGGCAGGACTGACTGAGGAGAAGGAGTAA
- the LOC114689322 gene encoding interferon alpha-12-like: MARPCALLTSLVVMHFWSSCCLGCDLPQTHHIRNKRGSTLLAQMRRISPLSCLKDRMDFAFPLEKVDAQQFQKAQAIPVLQELTQQVVILFSSKDSSAAWKTSLLNTFCTDLLNQLKDLQACLMEQGEVQEPSLSQEDSLVAVRNYFHRITVYLKEKKHSPCAWEVVRAEVRRALSSSAKLLAGLTKEKE; encoded by the coding sequence ATGGCCAGGCCCTGTGCTCTCCTGACATCCCTGGTGGTGATGCACTTCTGGTCAAGCTGCTGTCTGGGATGTGACCTGCCTCAGACTCATCACATCAGAAACAAGAGAGGCTCCACACTCCTGGCACAAATGAGGAGaatctcccctctctcctgtctcAAGGACAGAATGGACTTTGCATTTCCTCTGGAGAAGGTAGATGCCCAGCAGTTCCAGAAGGCCCAAGCCATCCCTGTCCTGCAGGAGCTGACCCAGCAGGTCGTGATCCTCTTCAGCTCAAAGGACTCATCTGCTGCTTGGAAGACAAGCCTCCTAAACACATTCTGCACTGACCTCCTTAATCAGCTCAAAGACCTGCAAGCCTGTCTGATGGAGCAGGGTGAGGTGCAGGAACCTTCCCTGAGCCAGGAAGACTCCCTGGTGGCTGTGAGGAACTACTTCCACAGGATCACTGTCTacctgaaggagaagaaacacagcccCTGTGCCTGGGAGGTGGTCAGAGCAGAAGTCAGGAGAGCCCTGTCTTCCTCAGCCAAGCTGCTGGCAGGACTGACTAAGGAGAAGGAGTAA
- the LOC114698348 gene encoding interferon alpha-3-like: MVPVLLLLLGVMLGCSTACSLDRGASWSLRLQRGESVRLLGQLKSLPGHQCLRDRMDFRCPWKQGRISQGEQKEEDATCCHSEMLRQLLQLFATEASRDAWAERPLGQLVTSLLSGLEALEGRAAEPSPSCAPPLAMAIRTYFWGISRYLQAKGYSPCSWEIIRAEMQVALRTFPVPAERSPKKRRSSMEESPPLR, translated from the coding sequence ATGGTGCctgtgctcctcctcctcctgggcgtGATGCTGGGCTGCAGCACAGCCTGCTCACTGGACAGGGGTGCATCTTGGAGCCTGCGCCTGCAGCGCGGGGAATCCGTCAGGTTGTTAGGGCAGCTGAAAAGCCTGCCGGGCCACCAGTGCCTGCGGGACAGAATGGATTTCAGATGTCCCTGGAAGCAAGGGCGGATCAGCCAAGGGGAGCAGAAAGAAGAAGATGCCACCTGTTGCCACTCCGAGATGCTCAGGCAGCTCCTCCAGCTCTTCGcgacagaggccagcagagatgCCTGGGCAGAGAGGCCGCTTGGGCAACTTGTCACTAGTCTGTTGAGTGGCCTGGAAGCGCTGGAGGGGAGAGCAGCGGAGCCAAGCCCATCCTGTGCACCTCCTTTGGCCATGGCCATCCGCACCTACTTTTGGGGGATCTCCCGCTATCTCCAGGCAAAGGGATACAGCCCTTGCTCCTGGGAGATCATCAGAGCGGAAATGCAAGTGGCCCTTAGGACAttcccagtgcctgcagagagAAGCCCCAAGAAGAGAAGAAGTTCCATGGAGGAATCCCCGCCGCTCAGGTGA